A genomic window from Leptolyngbya sp. BL0902 includes:
- the gltX gene encoding glutamate--tRNA ligase, translating to MTVRVRIAPSPTGNLHIGTARTAVFNWLFARHEGGQFILRVEDTDEERSKPEFTENILSGLRWLGMAWDEGPFFQSQRLDLYRQAIQTLLDKGLAYRAYDTPEELDAMREAQKAKGQAPRYDNRHRDLTPEQQAAFEAEGRPAVIRFKIDDSRTITWNDMVRGPVTWQASDLGGDMVVARASSATTIGQPLYNLAVVVDDVDMAITHVIRGEDHIANTAKQILLYEALGAKSPEFAHTPLILNQTGQKLSKRDGVTSISDFQKMGFVAPALANYMTLLGWSAPDANERFTLEDAAKLFSFDRVNKAGAKFDWDKLDWLNSQYLHEMEPAALLDLVLPHFQEAGYTVDAEADRDWLLPLMAMMAPSLTRLTDAVEQSRFFFSETLPFADDAKAQLQLEGVAAVIQAIVDGLTSQNPTSLDDLKALVNDVTKAQGVKKGLVMKSMRAALMGALQGPDLMESWAILRQRGFDMARLKEALALV from the coding sequence ATGACTGTCCGTGTTCGCATTGCCCCCAGCCCCACCGGGAATCTGCACATTGGTACGGCCCGCACCGCTGTGTTTAACTGGCTGTTTGCCCGCCACGAAGGGGGCCAGTTCATTTTGCGGGTGGAAGACACCGACGAGGAACGCTCGAAGCCGGAGTTTACTGAGAATATTCTGTCGGGGCTGCGCTGGCTGGGCATGGCGTGGGACGAGGGGCCATTTTTCCAGTCTCAGCGGTTGGATCTGTATCGGCAGGCCATTCAAACCCTGCTGGACAAGGGCTTGGCCTATCGTGCCTACGACACGCCGGAAGAACTCGACGCCATGCGGGAAGCCCAAAAGGCCAAGGGACAGGCTCCCCGCTACGACAACCGCCACCGGGATTTGACTCCAGAACAGCAGGCCGCCTTTGAAGCTGAGGGGCGTCCGGCGGTGATTCGCTTCAAAATTGACGACAGCCGCACGATTACCTGGAACGACATGGTGCGCGGCCCCGTGACCTGGCAGGCCAGCGACCTGGGCGGCGATATGGTGGTGGCGCGGGCTTCCTCGGCAACGACCATCGGCCAACCGCTCTATAACCTCGCTGTGGTGGTGGATGACGTCGATATGGCCATCACCCACGTCATCCGGGGGGAAGACCACATTGCCAATACGGCGAAGCAGATTTTGCTCTACGAAGCTCTGGGCGCAAAGAGTCCTGAATTTGCCCATACGCCGCTGATTTTGAACCAAACTGGGCAGAAACTCTCCAAGCGAGATGGCGTGACGTCCATTTCCGACTTCCAAAAGATGGGCTTTGTCGCCCCTGCTTTGGCCAACTATATGACGCTGCTGGGTTGGTCGGCCCCCGATGCCAACGAGCGGTTTACCCTCGAAGACGCCGCCAAGCTATTCAGCTTTGATCGGGTCAACAAGGCCGGGGCCAAATTCGACTGGGACAAACTAGACTGGCTGAACAGCCAATACCTACACGAAATGGAGCCCGCCGCCCTTTTGGATCTGGTGCTGCCCCACTTCCAAGAAGCCGGATATACGGTAGACGCCGAGGCGGATCGGGACTGGCTGCTGCCCCTGATGGCGATGATGGCTCCCAGCCTGACCCGGCTCACCGATGCCGTGGAGCAAAGCCGCTTCTTCTTTTCCGAAACCCTACCCTTTGCCGACGACGCCAAGGCTCAGTTGCAGCTTGAGGGCGTAGCTGCCGTCATTCAGGCCATTGTGGACGGTCTGACGAGCCAAAATCCCACCAGCCTAGACGACCTGAAAGCTTTGGTGAACGACGTCACCAAGGCCCAGGGCGTGAAAAAAGGCTTGGTGATGAAGTCCATGCGG
- a CDS encoding Fur family transcriptional regulator, with product MAAYTPSALKAELNERGWRMTPQRETMLKTFQNLPEGTHLSAEDLCDLLDKAGEPISLSTIYRNLKLMARMGILRELELAEGQKRYEINQPAPHHHHHLICVRCNKTIEFKNDSVLKVGAKTADRSGYHLLDCQLLIHGICPPCQRSIVPI from the coding sequence ATGGCGGCATACACTCCATCGGCACTGAAGGCCGAACTGAACGAGCGAGGCTGGCGCATGACTCCCCAGCGGGAAACCATGCTCAAAACCTTCCAAAATCTGCCAGAGGGCACCCACCTCAGTGCGGAGGATCTCTGCGACCTGCTGGATAAGGCTGGGGAGCCCATTAGCTTGTCCACCATCTACCGCAATCTGAAACTGATGGCGCGGATGGGAATTTTGCGAGAGCTGGAGCTAGCGGAAGGGCAAAAACGCTACGAAATCAACCAACCCGCCCCCCACCATCACCATCACCTTATTTGTGTTCGCTGCAACAAGACCATCGAGTTCAAAAATGACTCAGTCCTGAAAGTAGGGGCCAAAACAGCGGATCGCTCTGGCTATCACCTGTTAGATTGCCAACTGCTGATCCACGGTATTTGCCCGCCCTGTCAGCGGTCTATCGTGCCGATTTAG
- the psbA gene encoding photosystem II q(b) protein: protein MTTTLQRRESASLWEQFCQWVTSTENRLYIGWFGVLMIPTLLAATACFVIAFVAAPPVDIDGIREPVAGSLMYGNNIISGAVVPSSNAIGLHFYPIWEAASLDEWLYNGGPYQLVIFHFLIGVFCYMGREWELSYRLGMRPWICVAYSAPVAAATAVFLIYPIGQGSFSDGMPLGISGTFNFMLVFQAEHNILMHPFHMMGVAAVFGGSLFSAMHGSLVTSSLVRETTETESQNYGYKFGQEEETYNIVAAHGYFGRLIFQYASFNNSRSLHFFLGAWPVIGIWFTALGISTMAFNLNGFNFNQSILDSQGRVIGTWADVINRANLGMEVMHERNAHNFPLDLATAEAPEIIG, encoded by the coding sequence ATGACAACGACTCTACAGCGGCGCGAGAGCGCCTCCCTGTGGGAGCAGTTCTGTCAGTGGGTAACGAGCACCGAAAACCGCCTGTACATTGGCTGGTTCGGCGTGCTGATGATCCCCACCCTGCTAGCTGCTACCGCCTGTTTCGTAATCGCCTTCGTTGCTGCTCCCCCCGTGGACATCGACGGCATCCGTGAGCCCGTGGCTGGCTCCCTGATGTACGGCAACAACATCATCTCTGGTGCTGTTGTTCCTTCCTCCAACGCTATCGGTCTGCACTTCTACCCCATCTGGGAAGCCGCTTCCCTGGATGAGTGGCTGTACAACGGTGGCCCCTACCAGTTGGTGATTTTCCACTTCCTCATTGGCGTCTTCTGCTACATGGGTCGTGAGTGGGAACTGAGCTACCGCCTCGGTATGCGCCCCTGGATCTGCGTGGCTTACTCTGCCCCCGTGGCCGCTGCCACCGCCGTGTTCCTGATCTACCCCATCGGCCAAGGCTCCTTCTCTGACGGGATGCCCCTGGGTATCTCTGGTACCTTCAACTTCATGTTGGTGTTCCAGGCTGAGCACAACATTCTGATGCACCCCTTCCACATGATGGGTGTGGCCGCTGTGTTCGGTGGGTCTCTGTTCTCCGCCATGCACGGTTCTCTGGTGACCTCTTCTCTGGTGCGTGAGACCACCGAGACCGAGTCTCAGAACTACGGCTACAAGTTTGGCCAAGAAGAAGAGACCTACAACATCGTGGCTGCCCACGGCTACTTCGGTCGTCTCATTTTCCAATACGCTTCCTTCAACAACAGCCGCAGCCTGCACTTCTTCCTGGGTGCGTGGCCCGTCATCGGCATCTGGTTCACCGCTCTGGGCATCAGCACCATGGCGTTCAACCTGAACGGGTTCAACTTCAACCAGTCCATCCTGGATTCTCAGGGTCGTGTGATTGGCACCTGGGCTGACGTGATCAACCGGGCCAACCTGGGTATGGAAGTGATGCACGAGCGCAATGCTCACAACTTCCCCCTCGACCTGGCCACCGCCGAGGCTCCTGAAATCATCGGCTAG
- a CDS encoding SWIM zinc finger domain-containing protein, with amino-acid sequence MAMCPSPTPLTESQIKALATDQSFERGQRYYRNGAIFNPVLQGQTLWADCEGTVVYQPRITLGPEGVEDSDCTCPYDWGGLCKHRVALLLTYIHKCDRIRPVPPVPDLLAQHSREDLVALVERMVQRHPDLLDWVDSPTTTDGDGPNLDNYRRAVERLFRGSDMNTMAAALAALAEQGHSFADRRDWVKAGDIYQLLLEAANDHYDYTVLEVDYNGAVGVEIQNIAEGLKDSLEQAQNLDMGRHRLWIGTFFQAVLKDIELGGMDYAYPASEALLEHSTDEDWAWVERQIHQLLRGAGGRKLGEWGRESLVDLLVKRAEKRGQATDANAVVLEIGTPQQKTFYHLRQGNFDAALSLARSHFMEMPGLAVQFANALLEADQPDLALDFIQSCQQQRDYYGYGEWLVDFLAQHGSPEQMVAAQFSSLKLRFTLDSYRELRAKAQTLGQWDSLRLQIIAHLKEKNRIPSLMDIALLEQDWKTALGYLKKLNCFDHPKYAILVAQALETDQPKTAMKLYREMIEDAIADRGRENYRKAVEYLKAVKRLSQATGQKVDFNQYVQTLRDQNKTLRALKEELDRANF; translated from the coding sequence ATGGCCATGTGCCCATCACCTACACCCCTAACAGAGTCCCAAATCAAGGCGTTGGCCACCGATCAGAGCTTTGAGCGCGGTCAGCGCTACTATCGCAACGGGGCTATTTTCAACCCGGTGCTCCAGGGGCAAACCCTATGGGCCGATTGTGAGGGCACGGTGGTTTACCAGCCTCGTATCACCCTGGGGCCAGAGGGGGTGGAGGACAGCGACTGCACCTGTCCCTACGACTGGGGCGGGCTGTGCAAGCATCGAGTGGCGCTGCTGCTGACCTATATTCACAAATGCGATCGCATTCGCCCAGTGCCCCCCGTCCCAGACCTGTTGGCCCAGCACAGCCGAGAGGATTTGGTGGCGCTGGTTGAGCGCATGGTGCAGCGCCATCCTGATTTGCTGGACTGGGTAGATAGCCCGACCACCACAGACGGCGATGGGCCGAATTTGGATAACTACCGTCGAGCAGTAGAGCGGTTGTTTCGCGGCAGCGACATGAATACGATGGCCGCCGCCCTAGCCGCCTTGGCTGAACAGGGCCACAGCTTCGCGGATCGCAGGGACTGGGTTAAGGCAGGCGATATCTATCAACTGCTCCTAGAGGCGGCCAACGACCATTACGACTACACCGTTCTAGAGGTGGACTACAACGGAGCCGTAGGTGTGGAGATTCAAAACATTGCCGAAGGGCTAAAAGACAGCCTGGAACAGGCTCAAAACCTTGATATGGGTCGCCATCGCCTGTGGATTGGAACTTTTTTCCAGGCAGTGTTGAAGGATATCGAACTAGGCGGCATGGACTACGCCTATCCTGCAAGTGAGGCTCTGCTGGAGCACAGCACTGATGAAGACTGGGCCTGGGTGGAAAGGCAAATTCACCAGTTGCTCCGGGGGGCAGGGGGACGCAAACTTGGCGAGTGGGGGCGAGAGTCTCTGGTCGATCTGCTGGTGAAGCGGGCTGAAAAGCGGGGTCAGGCCACCGATGCCAATGCTGTAGTGCTAGAAATAGGCACACCCCAGCAAAAAACCTTTTATCACCTGCGGCAGGGGAACTTTGATGCGGCTCTGTCCCTGGCACGGTCGCATTTTATGGAAATGCCGGGGCTTGCGGTTCAATTTGCCAATGCCCTGCTAGAGGCCGACCAACCCGACCTGGCCCTCGACTTCATCCAATCCTGCCAACAGCAGCGGGACTATTACGGCTATGGTGAATGGCTGGTGGATTTTTTGGCCCAGCACGGCTCACCAGAACAGATGGTGGCCGCCCAGTTCAGCAGCCTCAAGCTACGGTTCACCCTAGACAGCTATCGCGAACTGCGTGCCAAAGCCCAAACCCTCGGCCAGTGGGACAGCCTGCGATTGCAGATTATCGCTCATCTCAAGGAAAAGAACCGTATCCCATCGCTGATGGACATTGCCCTGCTGGAACAGGACTGGAAAACGGCGCTGGGTTATCTGAAAAAACTGAACTGTTTTGACCACCCCAAGTATGCCATCTTGGTGGCCCAAGCCCTGGAGACCGACCAACCCAAGACAGCCATGAAGCTATATCGCGAAATGATTGAAGACGCGATCGCCGACAGAGGCCGCGAAAATTACCGCAAGGCTGTGGAATACCTCAAGGCTGTTAAGCGACTGTCCCAGGCCACTGGGCAAAAGGTGGATTTCAATCAATATGTGCAGACCCTGCGCGACCAAAACAAAACTCTGCGCGCCCTCAAGGAGGAGCTAGATCGAGCCAATTTTTAG
- the mgtE gene encoding magnesium transporter: MGQNVLHDLLQPFALEAAKKEANRIAPAELVQLLMDIPPGKRVLAFRLLDKDKALRVFEYLRPDDQAELIQAMESPEVTALLEELDVDDRVRLFEELPAKVAKRLMANLSPEARNAANVLMGYPEGSAGRLMNLRLLTIRSTATVAAALATVRESSLEASELSVVFVIDENRYYQGWVRPVQLLKADPARRVADLLAAMDEAPVAVRAVDDELKAAQRLKTYDLPAIPVVDSEGRLIGDITFDDVIDLVEEEATETILEQAGVGGLLTRDRGWSEKLVRGPSIYAIRLRIVFLVVTLIGGFLVGGVIERFEETLEAVVAAAVFIPLVMDMGGNVGTQSSTIFARGLAWSQITPSQFSAYLFREIRIGFVMGIILGTVAGVVAYVWQGVPNGIPQLGLAVGLSLTVVITLGAILGASLPMVMLRAGFDHGPGADPFITTIKDFLGLWVYFSLVGWLVGVA; the protein is encoded by the coding sequence ATGGGTCAAAATGTTTTGCACGATCTGCTTCAGCCCTTTGCCCTAGAGGCGGCGAAAAAAGAAGCCAACCGTATTGCTCCGGCGGAGTTGGTACAGCTATTAATGGACATTCCCCCCGGCAAGCGGGTGCTAGCTTTTCGGCTGTTGGATAAAGATAAGGCCCTGCGGGTCTTTGAGTACCTGCGTCCCGATGATCAGGCAGAGCTGATTCAGGCCATGGAAAGCCCGGAGGTGACGGCCCTGCTGGAGGAGTTGGATGTGGATGACCGGGTGCGGCTGTTTGAGGAACTGCCCGCCAAGGTTGCCAAGCGGCTGATGGCCAACCTTAGCCCGGAGGCCCGCAATGCCGCCAATGTGTTGATGGGCTATCCCGAAGGCAGCGCTGGGCGGTTGATGAACCTGCGGCTTCTCACCATTCGCAGCACAGCGACGGTGGCGGCGGCCCTGGCGACGGTGCGGGAATCGAGTCTGGAAGCCAGCGAACTGTCGGTGGTGTTTGTAATTGACGAAAACCGCTACTACCAGGGCTGGGTACGGCCTGTGCAACTGCTGAAGGCGGATCCAGCTCGGCGGGTGGCAGACTTGCTGGCGGCCATGGACGAGGCTCCGGTGGCGGTGCGGGCGGTAGATGACGAGCTGAAGGCGGCGCAACGGCTGAAGACCTATGACCTGCCTGCGATTCCGGTGGTGGATAGCGAAGGTCGGCTAATTGGCGATATCACCTTCGACGACGTGATTGACCTGGTGGAGGAGGAAGCCACGGAAACCATCCTGGAACAGGCCGGGGTTGGGGGGCTGCTGACCCGAGATCGTGGCTGGAGCGAAAAGCTGGTGCGGGGGCCATCGATCTACGCCATTCGCCTGCGGATTGTGTTCCTGGTGGTAACGCTGATTGGCGGCTTTCTGGTGGGTGGCGTGATTGAGCGGTTTGAAGAAACCCTGGAGGCAGTGGTTGCTGCTGCCGTGTTTATCCCCCTAGTGATGGACATGGGCGGCAATGTCGGCACCCAATCCAGCACCATCTTTGCGCGGGGGCTGGCCTGGAGCCAAATTACCCCCTCTCAGTTTTCGGCCTACCTGTTTCGGGAAATTCGCATTGGTTTTGTCATGGGCATCATTTTGGGCACCGTTGCCGGGGTAGTGGCCTATGTGTGGCAGGGAGTTCCCAACGGCATTCCCCAACTGGGCTTGGCGGTGGGGCTGTCGCTAACCGTCGTGATTACCCTGGGGGCGATTTTGGGTGCATCGTTGCCCATGGTGATGCTGCGGGCGGGCTTTGACCACGGGCCAGGGGCCGATCCCTTCATCACCACGATCAAGGATTTCCTGGGACTGTGGGTTTACTTTTCCCTGGTGGGCTGGCTAGTGGGGGTAGCCTAA
- a CDS encoding MgtC/SapB family protein: MDWTEFAVRLAVAFLLGSALGLERQWRQRMAGLRTSTLVATGAALFVMLSVLTPDDASPTRIAAQVVSGIGFLAGGVILREGLTVRGLNTAATIWCAAAIGSLAGAGFFAPATLGAIAVLIANTVLRPISHRINQQPLQGTELELCYQCSLICHSQDEAHVRALLLQALGPSKMRLRSLCSEDLKDEKNRVEVEAEMVTQTRNDQLLEQIISRLSLEPGVTAASWRIIEQEFG, from the coding sequence ATGGATTGGACAGAATTTGCCGTGCGGCTGGCGGTGGCGTTTTTGCTGGGTTCGGCCTTGGGGCTAGAACGGCAGTGGCGGCAGCGGATGGCAGGGCTGCGGACGAGTACCCTCGTGGCTACCGGGGCGGCATTGTTTGTCATGCTCTCGGTGCTCACCCCCGATGATGCCAGCCCCACCCGGATTGCGGCCCAGGTGGTCTCTGGGATTGGCTTTTTGGCCGGGGGGGTGATCCTGCGCGAAGGGCTGACGGTGCGGGGACTGAACACCGCCGCCACGATTTGGTGTGCGGCGGCCATTGGCAGTCTGGCGGGGGCTGGGTTTTTCGCCCCGGCCACCCTGGGGGCCATTGCAGTACTCATTGCCAATACCGTACTGCGCCCCATCAGCCATCGCATTAACCAGCAACCCCTCCAGGGCACTGAGCTGGAACTGTGCTACCAATGCTCCCTCATTTGCCATAGCCAGGACGAAGCCCATGTGCGGGCGCTGCTGCTGCAAGCCCTTGGCCCCAGCAAAATGCGGCTGCGCTCCCTGTGCAGCGAAGACCTGAAAGACGAAAAAAATCGGGTGGAGGTGGAAGCCGAAATGGTGACTCAAACCCGCAATGACCAACTGCTAGAGCAAATCATTAGCCGCCTCAGCCTGGAACCGGGCGTCACCGCTGCAAGCTGGCGCATCATCGAGCAAGAGTTTGGTTAG